A genome region from Sphingomonas sp. BGYR3 includes the following:
- a CDS encoding type ISP restriction/modification enzyme has protein sequence MTTPLRQLLAQYRAASKSEREKGTYFERLAVAFIKNDTGMQQEYEDCWLFSDWAKLNRLDGRDIGIDAVAKIRGEDSYCAIQCKFYREGYRIQKSDIDSFLSSAQTKHFSRGLIIETTGAPWSGNATALLDDLNVTTIDIDRLEASPIDWAAYFQRDEIRVAPPKELRPHQWDALKAVREGLAEADRGKLIMACGTGKTFTGLKIAEDLVGEGGTVLVLVPSLALMSQTIREWTIDSQTPLRSYAVCSDVQVGRRRRDADDVAEVDLHDLDYPATTNAAKLASRSSHPAGDRMTVVFSTYQSIQVISDAQKRHGFPEFDLIICDEAHRTTGATLAGEDESNFVKIHNQDFIAGKKRLYMTATPRVFGDSVKSKASEVSAELASMDDAALYGETLFTRGFGWAVENKLLTDYKVLVLAVDEAMVSGGVQTRLADGTSELRLDDATKIIGCYKALIKSGLKDELLTDPQPMQRALAFCKDIASSKLIRSEFAAVVSEYLASDEGREALGDIEPLECELHHVDGTMGAKERGLHLEWLKETHGDHICRILTNARCLSEGVDVPALDAILFMHPRKSQIDVVQSVGRVMRRAPGKNMGYVILPIGVPAGMSPEEALNDNERYRVVWQILNALRSHDERFDAQLNQADLGVDISSKIEVIAVSNKLPAGKSAKKGVAGIGGGGATGDDEERTDGDSKPRESVEGQNSFVFDEFSRAIMAKIVKKCGRRDYWEDWAGDIAKIAQTHITRITALVSKDGTSEREAFDSFLAEIRDDLNDSISQAEAIEMLAQHLITRPVFDALFEGYSFARNNPVSKAMEAVLSALDEHRLDKEADSLERFYGSVKRRAAGIDNSEAKQRIVVELYDKFFRNAFPKMTERLGIVYTPVEVVDFIIHSVDEVLQAEFGQTLGSRGVHILDPFTGTGTFITRLLQSGLIKPEELEHKYRHEIHANEIVLLAYYIAAINIEAVYHNLSGGQYTPFDGICLTDTFQLYEQDKDLLAKLMPDNSNRRTRQKELDIRVIFGNPPYSVGQGSANDNAANLTYAKLDGRIRATYAARSDATNKNALYDSYIRAIRWASDRIGDKGVVAYVSNAGWLDANTADGLRLCLAEEFASIHVFHLRGNQRTSGERSRREGGKIFGSGSRTPVAIALLVKNPDAADHGQIRFHDIGDYLTREEKLDIVARFGSIGGISKAGKWQFIKPDDHGDWLGQRDKSFDTFIAMGDKDTKGATALFANFSRGVATARDAWCYNGSREAVEKNMLAMISFYNAEVDRFNKSHPNADRKAREAAVDGFIDADATKISWNRGLKAELVKGRTFEFDQACVTPSLYRPFTRQWLYFSRTFNDMIYQMPKLFPEREATNQAIMVKARPVEGGQLALMVNAIPELQTDGGAQCFPEYLYEADAGIAQHSTAQHSTIISDADGGTRTQSGDLRVGRGPEAALHGADEQRHSQLAHGGYRGQSVLSDVPLRDGGRGMSDSQPGLFEQPQTQTRIVRRDGITDEGLAHFQAAYPGEVISKKDLFYYVYGLLHSEDYRARFADNLTKQLPRIPRVKAAADFWHFSKAGRALAALHVNYEEVEPFPVTIAQGALALAHIPDPVKFYRVEKMKFAGKQGKHDKSMVIYNAHITMTGIPLEAYDYVVNGKPALEWVMERQCVKTDKASGIVNDANRYAIETVGDPAYPLLLFQRMITVSLETMKIVRGLPKLDIE, from the coding sequence ATGACAACTCCCCTTCGGCAATTGCTTGCTCAATATCGGGCTGCATCAAAGAGCGAGCGAGAGAAGGGTACGTATTTCGAGCGTCTGGCTGTTGCGTTCATCAAGAACGACACCGGGATGCAGCAGGAATATGAGGACTGTTGGTTGTTTAGCGACTGGGCCAAGCTCAATCGGCTCGATGGCAGGGATATCGGGATTGACGCTGTTGCCAAGATCAGGGGCGAGGACAGCTATTGCGCCATCCAGTGCAAATTTTACCGGGAAGGCTATCGCATCCAGAAGAGCGATATCGACAGCTTCCTGAGTAGTGCACAGACCAAGCATTTTTCGCGCGGGCTGATCATTGAAACAACAGGGGCGCCATGGAGCGGAAACGCTACCGCCTTGTTGGACGATTTGAACGTCACGACCATTGATATCGACCGGCTGGAAGCCAGCCCGATTGATTGGGCAGCCTATTTCCAGCGAGATGAAATCCGAGTTGCCCCGCCCAAGGAATTGCGTCCCCACCAATGGGATGCTTTGAAGGCGGTTCGGGAGGGGTTGGCAGAGGCGGACCGTGGCAAGCTGATCATGGCCTGCGGGACAGGTAAGACCTTTACCGGCTTGAAGATTGCTGAGGACTTGGTTGGAGAAGGCGGCACGGTGCTGGTGCTGGTACCTTCGCTGGCATTGATGAGTCAGACCATCCGGGAATGGACGATCGACAGTCAGACCCCCTTGCGGTCCTATGCTGTTTGTTCGGACGTGCAGGTAGGCAGGCGGCGTCGCGATGCTGATGATGTTGCCGAGGTCGATTTGCATGATCTTGATTATCCGGCGACGACTAATGCGGCCAAGCTGGCGTCCCGGTCATCCCATCCGGCGGGCGACCGCATGACGGTGGTGTTTTCCACCTATCAGTCGATCCAGGTCATTTCCGACGCCCAAAAGCGGCATGGCTTTCCAGAGTTCGATCTGATCATCTGCGATGAAGCGCACCGGACGACAGGAGCAACGCTGGCGGGCGAGGACGAAAGCAACTTCGTCAAGATTCACAATCAGGATTTCATAGCTGGCAAGAAGCGCCTCTACATGACGGCAACGCCCCGCGTGTTTGGCGATTCGGTCAAGAGCAAGGCCAGCGAGGTTTCTGCGGAACTGGCATCCATGGACGATGCGGCGCTGTATGGCGAAACGCTGTTCACGCGAGGGTTCGGCTGGGCGGTCGAAAACAAGCTGTTGACCGATTACAAAGTGCTGGTCCTGGCCGTCGATGAAGCCATGGTCAGCGGGGGCGTCCAAACCCGCCTTGCGGACGGCACATCCGAGCTGAGGCTGGACGACGCTACCAAGATCATCGGCTGCTACAAGGCGCTGATCAAATCCGGCCTCAAGGATGAACTTCTTACCGATCCGCAGCCGATGCAGCGGGCTTTGGCATTCTGCAAAGATATCGCCTCCTCCAAGCTGATCCGCAGTGAGTTTGCAGCCGTTGTCAGTGAATATCTGGCGTCCGATGAAGGGCGGGAGGCGCTGGGCGATATCGAGCCACTGGAATGCGAGTTGCACCATGTTGACGGCACCATGGGGGCCAAGGAACGCGGCTTGCATCTCGAATGGCTTAAAGAAACCCATGGCGACCATATTTGCCGCATTTTGACCAATGCCCGTTGCCTGTCCGAAGGGGTGGATGTTCCTGCCCTCGATGCCATCCTGTTTATGCATCCCCGCAAGAGCCAGATTGATGTTGTGCAGTCGGTGGGGCGCGTTATGCGCCGGGCACCGGGCAAGAACATGGGTTATGTCATCCTGCCGATTGGCGTTCCGGCAGGCATGTCCCCGGAAGAGGCGCTGAACGACAACGAACGCTATCGCGTCGTCTGGCAGATTTTGAATGCGCTTCGTTCCCATGACGAACGGTTCGATGCGCAATTGAACCAAGCCGACCTTGGCGTGGATATCAGCAGCAAGATCGAGGTTATCGCAGTCAGCAACAAACTACCCGCTGGCAAGTCAGCAAAGAAGGGGGTGGCTGGCATCGGGGGCGGTGGTGCAACAGGGGACGATGAAGAGCGGACGGACGGTGACAGCAAGCCGCGCGAAAGCGTCGAAGGCCAGAACTCGTTCGTCTTTGATGAGTTCTCCCGCGCTATCATGGCAAAGATCGTCAAAAAGTGCGGACGGCGCGATTATTGGGAGGATTGGGCGGGCGATATCGCCAAGATCGCGCAGACGCACATTACCCGCATAACGGCGCTGGTATCTAAGGATGGCACGAGCGAGCGGGAGGCGTTTGACAGCTTCCTTGCCGAAATCCGGGACGATCTGAACGACAGTATCAGCCAGGCCGAAGCGATCGAGATGCTGGCACAACACCTGATCACGCGTCCGGTCTTTGATGCCCTGTTTGAAGGTTACAGTTTCGCCCGTAATAACCCTGTCTCAAAGGCGATGGAAGCCGTTCTCAGCGCCTTGGACGAACACCGGCTGGACAAGGAGGCGGATAGCCTAGAACGCTTCTATGGGTCCGTAAAACGTCGTGCGGCTGGCATCGACAATTCGGAAGCCAAGCAGCGCATCGTTGTGGAACTGTACGACAAGTTTTTCCGCAACGCCTTTCCGAAGATGACCGAGCGGCTGGGCATCGTTTACACCCCGGTTGAGGTGGTCGATTTCATCATTCATTCGGTTGATGAGGTGTTACAAGCCGAGTTCGGGCAGACGCTGGGCAGCAGGGGAGTACACATCCTAGACCCCTTCACCGGCACCGGCACGTTCATCACCCGCCTGTTGCAATCCGGGCTGATAAAGCCGGAGGAGCTGGAACACAAATACCGGCATGAAATCCATGCCAACGAGATTGTGCTGCTCGCCTACTACATCGCGGCGATCAACATCGAGGCAGTTTATCACAACCTTTCCGGCGGGCAGTACACGCCCTTTGACGGTATCTGCCTGACCGACACATTCCAGCTGTATGAGCAGGACAAGGATTTGCTCGCCAAGCTGATGCCCGACAACAGCAACCGGCGGACGCGGCAAAAGGAACTCGATATTCGCGTCATATTCGGCAACCCGCCCTATTCTGTTGGGCAGGGCAGCGCGAACGACAATGCTGCCAATCTGACTTATGCCAAGCTGGATGGACGCATTCGGGCAACCTATGCGGCCCGATCCGACGCGACCAACAAGAACGCCCTGTATGATAGTTATATTAGGGCAATCCGCTGGGCTAGTGACCGCATAGGCGACAAGGGTGTCGTAGCCTATGTCTCGAATGCTGGATGGCTTGATGCTAACACCGCTGACGGGTTGCGCCTGTGTTTGGCGGAGGAGTTCGCCAGCATTCATGTTTTCCATTTGCGCGGCAACCAACGCACGTCCGGGGAGCGTTCACGGCGTGAAGGCGGCAAGATTTTTGGTTCGGGCAGCCGCACTCCTGTTGCCATCGCTCTGCTGGTCAAGAACCCGGATGCAGCGGACCATGGGCAAATCCGTTTCCACGATATCGGGGACTATCTAACCCGAGAGGAAAAGCTGGATATCGTTGCCCGGTTCGGCAGCATCGGCGGCATTTCAAAAGCGGGCAAATGGCAGTTCATCAAGCCCGATGACCATGGCGACTGGCTGGGGCAGCGGGACAAGAGTTTCGACACCTTCATCGCAATGGGCGACAAGGACACAAAGGGCGCGACGGCGCTGTTTGCGAATTTTTCGAGAGGCGTAGCAACTGCAAGAGATGCTTGGTGCTACAATGGTAGCCGCGAAGCTGTTGAAAAAAACATGCTTGCCATGATCAGCTTCTACAACGCCGAAGTGGATCGCTTCAACAAGTCGCACCCCAATGCTGATCGCAAGGCGCGTGAAGCAGCGGTGGACGGATTCATTGACGCAGACGCCACCAAAATCAGTTGGAACCGTGGCCTCAAAGCCGAGCTGGTAAAAGGCAGGACTTTTGAGTTTGACCAAGCGTGCGTGACGCCTAGCCTATATCGTCCCTTCACCCGCCAATGGCTGTATTTCAGCCGCACATTCAATGACATGATCTATCAAATGCCGAAGCTCTTCCCTGAACGGGAAGCGACAAATCAGGCTATTATGGTGAAGGCTCGCCCCGTTGAAGGGGGGCAACTTGCGTTGATGGTCAATGCCATCCCCGAACTGCAAACCGACGGGGGAGCGCAGTGCTTTCCCGAATATCTCTACGAGGCGGACGCAGGGATAGCACAGCACAGCACAGCACAGCACAGCACAATCATATCCGACGCTGACGGAGGAACAAGAACGCAATCTGGTGATCTGCGCGTCGGGCGGGGGCCAGAAGCTGCCCTTCACGGCGCTGATGAGCAACGCCATTCCCAGCTTGCACATGGCGGATATCGAGGGCAGTCAGTGCTTTCCGATGTTCCTCTACGAGATGGAGGACGAGGAATGAGCGACAGCCAACCCGGCCTCTTTGAGCAGCCGCAGACCCAAACCCGCATAGTCCGGCGCGATGGCATTACCGATGAGGGGCTTGCCCACTTCCAAGCCGCCTATCCGGGGGAGGTGATCAGTAAGAAAGACCTGTTCTACTACGTCTATGGCCTGCTGCATTCGGAGGACTATCGCGCCCGCTTTGCCGACAACCTTACCAAGCAGTTGCCGCGTATCCCCCGCGTGAAGGCCGCTGCCGATTTCTGGCATTTCTCCAAGGCAGGCCGCGCCTTGGCGGCATTGCATGTGAATTATGAAGAGGTGGAACCGTTCCCCGTCACCATCGCCCAAGGTGCCTTGGCGCTGGCCCATATCCCGGACCCGGTAAAGTTTTACCGAGTGGAAAAGATGAAGTTCGCGGGCAAGCAGGGGAAGCACGACAAATCCATGGTCATCTACAACGCCCATATCACGATGACCGGCATTCCGCTGGAAGCCTATGACTATGTGGTCAACGGCAAGCCCGCGCTCGAATGGGTGATGGAACGCCAGTGTGTGAAAACCGACAAGGCCAGCGGGATCGTCAACGATGCCAACCGCTACGCCATCGAGACGGTAGGTGATCCCGCCTATCCGTTGCTGTTATTTCAGCGCATGATAACCGTCAGCTTGGAGACGATGAAAATCGTGCGAGGTTTACCCAAGCTAGACATTGAATGA
- a CDS encoding helix-turn-helix transcriptional regulator codes for MDEDAILLELGNRIRTQRKAIGLTQEALALAAGVDRSYYGAVERGERNVTFTVLCRLCIALRCDVAKLTSKLPERQ; via the coding sequence ATGGACGAGGATGCGATCCTGCTGGAATTAGGCAACCGGATTAGGACACAACGGAAAGCTATCGGCTTGACCCAAGAGGCTCTTGCCTTGGCTGCTGGCGTGGATCGCTCATATTATGGCGCAGTCGAGCGAGGGGAACGCAACGTGACCTTCACAGTTCTGTGTCGCCTCTGCATCGCTCTTCGGTGCGACGTGGCTAAGCTGACGAGCAAGCTACCCGAGCGGCAATAG
- a CDS encoding helix-turn-helix domain-containing protein produces the protein MNMTPEFYADKDIAKILNMSPEWVRGQRHRRKHGLPCILDLEPRYIGACPRYSRDDVEAFVAALKG, from the coding sequence ATGAACATGACACCTGAATTCTATGCCGACAAAGACATCGCCAAAATCCTGAACATGTCCCCCGAATGGGTAAGGGGACAGCGCCATCGGCGCAAGCATGGCCTGCCCTGCATTCTCGATCTTGAACCCCGCTATATCGGTGCCTGCCCGCGTTATTCCCGCGACGACGTGGAAGCGTTCGTGGCGGCTCTTAAGGGGTGA
- a CDS encoding site-specific integrase — protein MAGVKRPIGRPGRYAKYEALEASLPDVMTKRPVYCDGIGLFRGAKSFTVWIKVRLPHGGSYNNRSVPPGGSIEHKAGNRASWTWQQLEAERDRLQGLADRNEPLEQAQVETFAAYAAAWLERRKPTLKGYGISNGHVKSALNPTFGKIALNAITVADVNRWIGKQSATLAPATVKRQLNTFNSIMNEAVKEGLIAANPSQHAKRVKAGEERQRFVTEQEWQVILQTCDRIEQEQEERRELMPHEKRGWLRHFVAWAYNSGMRRSEILALEWDNVREVDADHTVVEVLNSKNGKSRYVTCTAEMRSILTALKALPREDGDNRLFPVSLTTLKRALTSLWKATGLGDVRLHDLRRSHATILIGRGVDVRTVAGRLGHTGTAMLAKHYAVDRGDKEAAGIFSQL, from the coding sequence ATGGCAGGAGTTAAGCGCCCAATCGGTCGGCCAGGTCGATATGCGAAATATGAGGCTTTGGAAGCGTCACTCCCCGACGTGATGACCAAGCGCCCGGTCTATTGCGACGGGATCGGGCTTTTCCGGGGTGCAAAGTCCTTCACAGTCTGGATCAAGGTCCGGCTCCCTCACGGGGGCAGCTATAACAACCGCTCAGTGCCTCCCGGCGGCTCCATCGAGCATAAGGCGGGCAACAGGGCATCATGGACGTGGCAACAGCTTGAAGCCGAACGGGACCGCCTACAGGGCTTGGCGGATCGGAATGAGCCGCTGGAACAAGCACAGGTCGAAACCTTCGCGGCCTATGCGGCTGCATGGCTGGAACGACGCAAGCCGACGCTCAAAGGCTACGGGATCAGCAACGGCCACGTGAAATCTGCGCTCAATCCAACATTCGGAAAGATTGCTTTGAATGCGATCACGGTGGCGGACGTGAACCGCTGGATTGGAAAGCAAAGTGCCACACTCGCCCCTGCTACCGTCAAACGGCAACTGAACACCTTCAATTCGATAATGAATGAAGCGGTGAAAGAGGGCTTGATAGCCGCAAATCCATCGCAGCACGCCAAGCGGGTCAAGGCGGGTGAAGAGCGACAGCGGTTTGTGACCGAACAGGAATGGCAAGTCATTCTGCAAACTTGCGACCGGATCGAACAGGAGCAAGAAGAGCGGCGCGAATTGATGCCACATGAGAAACGTGGCTGGCTGAGGCACTTCGTCGCTTGGGCATACAACTCCGGCATGCGCCGTTCGGAAATCTTGGCGCTGGAATGGGACAATGTGCGGGAGGTGGATGCAGATCATACCGTTGTCGAAGTGCTGAACTCGAAAAACGGCAAGTCTCGCTACGTCACCTGCACGGCAGAAATGCGGAGTATCCTGACGGCGCTAAAAGCATTGCCTCGGGAGGACGGCGATAACCGGCTATTCCCCGTGTCACTGACGACACTCAAACGCGCTCTCACTTCGCTATGGAAAGCAACTGGACTGGGGGACGTGCGCTTGCATGACCTTCGCCGCAGCCATGCGACAATCTTGATCGGACGAGGCGTAGATGTTCGCACAGTCGCTGGGCGCCTTGGCCATACCGGCACCGCCATGCTTGCGAAGCATTATGCAGTCGATCGCGGCGACAAGGAGGCGGCCGGAATTTTCTCGCAGCTTTAA
- a CDS encoding NAD(P)H-binding protein, whose translation MDASPTKAAGMPERTPSRPLRVVVAGGTGTIGRATVAELVMRGHRVLCLTRPDRPSSSGLPAGIDTCRFDPVGPDDNHRPWLEGGAVDAVISCMASRSGVPADAWAVDHAANLALLTAAQRAGAAHFVLLSAICVQRPLLAFQHAKLAFEAELMASGLAWSIVRPTAFFKSLSGQIGRVLAGKPFLLFGDGTLTACKPISDRDLARYLVDCLSNPDRTNRLLPIGGPGPARTPRDQGMALFDLLGMPPRFRSVPPGLLSAIASGLGMAGRMFPALAAKAELARIGHYYATQSMLVLNPQTGRYDADATPETGTDTLIDHYRSIIEGRASADRGDHAVF comes from the coding sequence ATGGACGCTTCGCCAACTAAAGCCGCAGGGATGCCGGAACGCACGCCGTCCCGGCCGCTGCGGGTCGTGGTCGCGGGTGGCACGGGCACGATAGGCAGGGCCACCGTGGCCGAACTCGTGATGCGCGGCCACCGGGTCCTGTGCCTGACCCGTCCGGATCGACCGTCATCGTCAGGCTTGCCGGCGGGCATCGACACTTGTCGCTTCGATCCAGTCGGCCCGGATGACAATCATCGGCCATGGCTTGAAGGCGGTGCTGTGGACGCCGTCATCTCCTGCATGGCGTCGCGCAGCGGCGTTCCGGCGGATGCCTGGGCGGTCGATCACGCCGCCAATCTCGCACTGCTGACCGCAGCCCAACGGGCGGGCGCGGCGCACTTCGTCCTGCTGTCCGCCATCTGCGTTCAGCGGCCCCTGCTCGCCTTTCAGCATGCCAAGCTGGCGTTCGAGGCGGAGCTGATGGCATCCGGCCTTGCCTGGTCCATCGTCCGGCCCACCGCCTTTTTCAAATCCCTGTCGGGCCAGATCGGCCGGGTGCTGGCGGGCAAGCCGTTCCTGCTGTTCGGGGACGGCACGCTGACGGCGTGCAAGCCGATCAGCGACCGGGATCTTGCGCGCTACCTTGTCGACTGTCTCAGCAATCCCGACCGGACGAATCGCCTCCTGCCGATCGGCGGCCCCGGCCCGGCCCGGACGCCGCGCGATCAGGGCATGGCCCTGTTCGACCTGTTGGGCATGCCGCCCCGTTTCCGTTCGGTCCCGCCCGGCCTGCTTTCCGCCATCGCATCCGGGCTTGGCATGGCGGGCCGGATGTTCCCCGCGCTCGCCGCAAAGGCGGAACTGGCGCGCATCGGCCATTATTATGCGACGCAATCCATGCTGGTGCTGAATCCGCAAACCGGCCGTTATGACGCCGATGCAACGCCGGAAACGGGCACCGATACGCTCATCGACCATTACCGTTCGATCATCGAAGGACGCGCCAGCGCAGACCGCGGCGACCATGCTGTGTTCTGA